Proteins from a single region of Pseudodesulfovibrio portus:
- a CDS encoding helix-turn-helix transcriptional regulator, which translates to MPPKKNQHAKPTQKAVTLFCQLMYTGKRHYLIDLARELDCSKQTIIRMMEDIDRSYSVRVEKGKDGKRAWYQIQAPRNRPKVALSEDEISHLLLCKEMVRHLLPQGLSKEVDETIHKTVALLPALDNRAQAFESLAGAILKGSIDYTPQEAIITTILNAIAGKDVCEIKYKALGQKEEKLHYFAPLRIKSYREALYVTGWKVDIRAKEAEPIYEMHLPIHRFTAAEPVRKKYFIQQQEKPHHFGFPECEPFRIKVRLTPEAGRYVKERRWSSDQVVTDLDDGRCELEFTAQSETEVLSWVLGFGANIQMLEPESLRATVKSELKKTLVHYSENDEP; encoded by the coding sequence GTGCCGCCCAAGAAAAACCAACACGCCAAGCCGACTCAGAAGGCCGTCACGCTATTCTGCCAGCTCATGTACACTGGCAAGCGGCATTATCTTATCGACCTTGCCAGAGAATTGGATTGCTCGAAACAGACCATCATACGGATGATGGAGGATATTGATCGCAGCTACTCGGTGCGAGTTGAAAAAGGCAAGGACGGCAAGCGGGCTTGGTATCAAATCCAGGCGCCGAGAAACAGACCCAAAGTGGCGTTGTCTGAAGACGAAATCAGCCATCTGCTGCTCTGCAAGGAAATGGTCCGCCATCTGCTGCCGCAGGGTCTGTCGAAAGAGGTCGACGAGACCATCCACAAAACGGTCGCCCTACTCCCGGCCCTCGACAACAGAGCACAAGCCTTCGAATCCTTGGCCGGGGCAATCCTGAAGGGAAGTATCGACTACACCCCCCAGGAAGCGATCATCACGACGATCCTCAATGCCATCGCGGGAAAGGACGTGTGCGAGATCAAATACAAGGCATTGGGGCAAAAAGAGGAGAAGCTGCACTACTTCGCTCCCCTCAGGATCAAGTCGTACAGGGAAGCCCTGTACGTCACCGGTTGGAAGGTGGATATTCGGGCCAAAGAAGCCGAGCCGATTTACGAAATGCATCTGCCCATCCACCGCTTCACGGCCGCCGAACCTGTCAGAAAAAAATATTTCATTCAGCAGCAGGAAAAACCGCACCATTTCGGGTTTCCGGAATGCGAACCGTTCCGAATCAAAGTACGGCTCACTCCAGAAGCCGGGCGTTATGTAAAAGAACGCCGCTGGAGTTCGGACCAAGTCGTAACGGATTTGGATGATGGACGATGCGAACTTGAATTCACGGCGCAGAGTGAAACCGAAGTACTATCCTGGGTATTGGGATTCGGAGCTAATATCCAAATGCTGGAACCTGAAAGCCTGCGGGCAACTGTTAAGTCCGAACTTAAAAAGACTTTAGTACATTAC